A genomic region of Rhodococcus pyridinivorans contains the following coding sequences:
- the manA gene encoding mannose-6-phosphate isomerase, class I has translation MHRLEGAVRSYAWGSRTAIATLRGRNVPSHHPEAELWLGAHPADPARLVDPDGDEHSLLDVLSADPQRHLGDRTVGAFGPRLPFLLKLLAAEEPLSLQAHPSAGQAAEGFAREEALGIPIDSPVRNYKDASHKPELVVALTRFEALAGFRDPKRTVELFEALAVPELDPYVGLLAGQPDSSGLRALFTTWITLPPPALAALLPRVLDGCVTYLAAGRDGERDFVPEVRTALQLADFYPGDAGVLASLLLNRITLQPGEGLYLDAGNLHAYLHGMGVEVMANSDNVLRGGLTPKHVDVPELLRVLDFGAASVPILEAVPEAPAETGSGQSPIERRYRTPAPEFALSRIDLGAGDALGVGADGPQILLCTAGDARVECDGESVTLRPGDSAWLSACDRNPTVHGCAADTQVFRARLGEMPGSATDES, from the coding sequence GTGCACCGACTCGAAGGTGCGGTGCGCTCGTACGCCTGGGGATCGCGGACCGCGATCGCCACCCTGCGTGGCCGCAATGTGCCGTCCCATCATCCCGAGGCCGAGTTGTGGCTCGGTGCGCACCCGGCCGATCCCGCCAGGCTGGTGGATCCGGACGGCGACGAGCACTCGCTGCTCGACGTGTTGTCGGCCGATCCGCAGCGACACCTCGGTGATCGCACGGTGGGGGCGTTCGGTCCCCGCCTGCCCTTCCTGCTCAAGCTACTGGCGGCGGAGGAGCCGCTGTCGCTGCAGGCGCATCCCAGCGCCGGCCAGGCGGCCGAGGGCTTCGCTCGTGAGGAAGCACTCGGCATCCCGATCGACTCGCCCGTCCGTAACTACAAGGACGCCAGCCACAAGCCCGAACTCGTGGTGGCGCTGACCCGGTTCGAGGCCCTGGCCGGCTTCCGTGACCCGAAACGGACCGTGGAGCTGTTCGAGGCGCTCGCCGTGCCGGAACTCGACCCCTATGTGGGACTGCTCGCGGGCCAACCCGATTCGAGCGGTCTGCGGGCGCTGTTCACCACCTGGATCACGTTGCCCCCGCCCGCTCTCGCAGCGTTGCTGCCGCGTGTGCTCGACGGTTGCGTCACCTATCTCGCGGCCGGACGGGACGGCGAACGCGATTTCGTTCCGGAGGTACGCACGGCCCTGCAGCTGGCGGATTTCTATCCCGGCGACGCCGGAGTGCTCGCCTCGCTGCTGCTCAACCGCATCACCCTGCAGCCGGGCGAGGGCCTGTACCTCGACGCGGGAAATCTGCACGCCTACCTGCACGGCATGGGTGTCGAGGTCATGGCGAACTCCGACAACGTGCTGCGCGGTGGTCTCACCCCGAAGCACGTGGACGTGCCCGAACTGCTGCGGGTGCTCGACTTCGGTGCGGCCTCGGTGCCGATTCTCGAAGCCGTGCCGGAGGCCCCGGCGGAGACCGGGTCGGGGCAGAGTCCGATCGAACGCCGCTACCGCACCCCGGCACCGGAGTTCGCGTTGTCCCGCATCGATCTCGGCGCGGGCGACGCCCTCGGGGTCGGTGCCGACGGACCACAGATCCTGCTGTGCACCGCAGGCGATGCCCGCGTCGAGTGCGACGGCGAGTCGGTGACGCTGAGGCCCGGCGACTCGGCGTGGTTGTCGGCGTGCGACCGGAATCCGACCGTCCACGGTTGTGCCGCGGACACCCAGGTCTTCCGGGCCCGGCTCGGGGAGATGCCGGGATCGGCGACCGACGAGTCCTGA
- a CDS encoding alkane 1-monooxygenase: protein MSTASADSVDRPDLQWRDRKRHLWLLGLVPPTALFVAAALVWGGNELGLQSVTPVLWWIGPLLIYVLVPLLDLFVGPDGENPPDELFEQLENDRFYRYCTYLYLPFQFASLVFACYLWSADDLSWLGIDGGLGVMSKIGLAISVGVVAGIGINTAHELGHKKIEFERRLSKWALAPSFYGHFYIEHNRGHHVRVATPEDPASARFGESFWRFLPRSVVGSLRSAWRLERARLERLDKPVWSVHNDVLNAWAISVALYAVLLGVFGLSIAPYLVIQAVFGFSLLEAVNYLEHYGLLRQKTAKGRYERCSPAHSWNSDHLVTNIFLYHLQRHSDHHANPTRRYQTLRSMEISPQLPAGYATMITLAYIPPLWRKVMDHRVLDHYDGDITRVNIEPRRREKILARYGASDPTTAEGE from the coding sequence ATGAGTACGGCATCCGCGGATTCGGTGGATCGACCCGACCTTCAGTGGCGCGACCGGAAACGCCATCTGTGGCTTCTGGGGCTGGTGCCCCCGACGGCGCTGTTCGTCGCCGCCGCCCTGGTGTGGGGCGGTAACGAACTCGGGCTGCAGAGCGTCACCCCGGTCCTGTGGTGGATAGGCCCCCTGCTGATCTACGTCCTCGTCCCGCTGCTCGACCTGTTCGTCGGCCCCGACGGCGAGAACCCACCCGACGAGTTGTTCGAGCAACTCGAGAACGACCGCTTCTACCGCTACTGCACCTACCTCTACTTGCCCTTCCAGTTCGCGTCGCTGGTCTTCGCCTGCTACCTCTGGTCGGCCGACGACCTGTCCTGGCTCGGCATCGACGGCGGGCTCGGCGTGATGTCGAAGATCGGACTCGCGATCTCGGTCGGCGTGGTCGCGGGCATCGGTATCAACACGGCACACGAACTCGGCCACAAGAAGATCGAATTCGAACGGCGACTGTCGAAGTGGGCGCTCGCCCCGTCGTTCTACGGGCACTTCTACATCGAGCACAATCGCGGCCACCACGTGCGGGTCGCCACCCCGGAGGATCCGGCCTCTGCCCGGTTCGGGGAGAGCTTCTGGCGATTCCTGCCCCGCAGCGTCGTCGGCAGCCTGCGGTCGGCGTGGCGCCTCGAACGGGCCCGCCTCGAACGGCTCGACAAGCCGGTGTGGAGCGTGCACAACGACGTCCTCAACGCGTGGGCGATCTCCGTCGCGCTGTACGCGGTGCTCCTCGGTGTCTTCGGTCTGTCGATCGCGCCGTATCTCGTGATCCAGGCGGTGTTCGGGTTCTCGTTGCTCGAGGCCGTGAACTATCTCGAGCACTACGGTCTGCTGCGGCAGAAGACCGCGAAGGGGCGCTACGAGCGCTGCTCGCCCGCGCACAGCTGGAACAGTGACCACCTGGTGACGAACATCTTCCTGTACCACCTGCAGCGGCACAGCGACCATCACGCCAACCCCACGCGGCGCTACCAGACCCTGCGCAGCATGGAGATCTCACCGCAACTGCCCGCGGGTTACGCGACGATGATCACCCTCGCCTACATCCCGCCGCTGTGGCGCAAGGTCATGGACCACCGCGTGCTCGACCACTACGACGGCGACATCACCCGCGTCAACATCGAACCGCGTCGACGCGAGAAGATCCTGGCCCGCTACGGAGCATCGGATCCCACTACTGCGGAAGGGGAGTGA
- a CDS encoding rubredoxin produces the protein MASYRCPVCEFVYDETAGVPREGFPAGTPWSDVPDDWPCPDCGVREKTDFEEYTQ, from the coding sequence GTGGCGTCCTACCGCTGTCCCGTCTGTGAGTTCGTGTACGACGAGACCGCCGGCGTTCCCCGTGAGGGCTTTCCGGCCGGCACCCCTTGGTCCGACGTGCCCGACGACTGGCCGTGTCCCGACTGCGGAGTCCGGGAGAAGACCGATTTCGAGGAGTACACCCAGTGA
- a CDS encoding rubredoxin produces MSADYRLFRCLVCGFEYDEAEGWPDEGIGPGTRWEDIPDDWSCPDCGAAKADFEMVEIVRR; encoded by the coding sequence GTGAGTGCCGACTACCGTCTGTTCCGTTGTCTCGTCTGCGGATTCGAATACGACGAGGCCGAAGGGTGGCCCGACGAGGGCATCGGACCCGGCACCCGGTGGGAGGACATCCCCGATGACTGGTCGTGCCCGGACTGCGGCGCCGCCAAGGCCGACTTCGAGATGGTCGAGATCGTCCGCCGGTGA
- a CDS encoding TetR/AcrR family transcriptional regulator, with the protein MPNARVPFHEASRVLLRSTILDAMRELLHERDWSAVTMSDVARAAGISRQTLYKEFSSRQGLAQGYALRLVDEFVDAVADSVYAHVGDARAALVDGFTFFFEASAADPLVQSLLSGEAKPDLLRLITTDAAPILERGAGRLTETFHHSWIAASESDAGILARAVVRVALSFVSMPPASGRDVAADLADLLVPFVERAAIRG; encoded by the coding sequence ATGCCGAACGCGCGGGTTCCCTTCCACGAGGCAAGTCGGGTGCTGCTGCGCTCGACGATCCTCGACGCCATGCGCGAGCTGCTACACGAACGCGACTGGTCGGCCGTCACCATGAGCGACGTCGCCCGAGCCGCCGGTATCAGCCGGCAGACCCTGTACAAGGAGTTCTCCTCCCGGCAGGGGCTCGCCCAGGGATATGCGCTGCGTCTGGTCGACGAGTTCGTCGATGCGGTGGCCGATTCGGTGTACGCCCACGTCGGCGACGCGCGGGCCGCGCTCGTGGACGGATTCACCTTCTTCTTCGAGGCGTCCGCCGCCGACCCCCTGGTGCAGTCGCTGCTGAGCGGGGAGGCCAAACCCGACCTGCTGCGGTTGATCACCACCGACGCCGCCCCCATCCTCGAGCGGGGCGCGGGTCGCCTCACAGAGACCTTCCACCACAGCTGGATCGCAGCGTCCGAATCCGACGCGGGGATCCTCGCGCGCGCTGTCGTGCGGGTCGCGCTGAGCTTCGTCTCGATGCCCCCGGCCTCGGGGCGTGATGTCGCCGCCGACCTCGCCGATCTGCTCGTGCCGTTCGTCGAACGGGCCGCCATACGCGGTTGA
- the ahcY gene encoding adenosylhomocysteinase, producing the protein MSDTTLVADRVNGLDFKVADLSLAEFGRKEIRLAEHEMPGLMALRREYAEVQPLKGARISGSLHMTVQTAVLIETLVSLGAQVRWASCNIFSTQDHAAAAVVVGPHGTPEEPKGVPVFAWKGETLEEYWWAAEQMLTWPGEPANMILDDGGDATMLVLKGAQFEKAGVVPPSDEEQDSAEYKVFLELLRRSLAADSKKWTTVAESVKGVTEETTTGVLRLYQLSAAGELAFPAINVNDSVTKSKFDNKYGTRHSLLDGINRGTDVLIGGKAALVCGYGDVGKGCAEALRGQGARVSVTEVDPINALQAMMDGYDVVTVEDFIGQADIVITATGNKDIITFEHMKAMKHQAILGNIGHFDNEIDMAGLERAADVTRINIKPQVDEFTFGDGHSIIVLSEGRLLNLGNATGHPSFVMSNSFANQVIAQIELWTKPDQYDNEVYRLPKHLDEKVAKIHVEALGGQITKLTKEQAEYIGVDVEGPYKPEHYRY; encoded by the coding sequence GTGTCTGACACCACGCTCGTAGCCGACCGGGTCAACGGTCTCGATTTCAAGGTCGCCGATCTGTCCCTCGCCGAGTTCGGGCGCAAGGAGATCCGGCTCGCCGAACACGAGATGCCGGGCCTGATGGCGCTGCGTCGCGAGTACGCGGAGGTGCAGCCGCTGAAGGGCGCACGGATCTCCGGCTCGCTGCACATGACGGTCCAGACCGCTGTGCTCATCGAAACGCTCGTCTCCCTCGGCGCGCAGGTGCGCTGGGCGTCATGCAACATCTTCTCCACCCAGGACCACGCCGCCGCGGCCGTCGTCGTCGGCCCGCACGGCACCCCCGAGGAGCCCAAGGGCGTCCCGGTGTTCGCCTGGAAGGGCGAGACCCTCGAAGAGTACTGGTGGGCGGCCGAGCAGATGCTCACCTGGCCCGGCGAACCCGCCAACATGATCCTCGACGACGGCGGCGACGCCACGATGCTCGTGCTCAAGGGCGCCCAGTTCGAGAAGGCCGGCGTCGTCCCGCCGAGCGACGAAGAGCAGGACTCCGCAGAGTACAAGGTCTTCCTCGAGCTGCTGCGCCGCTCGCTCGCGGCCGACTCGAAGAAGTGGACCACCGTCGCCGAGTCCGTCAAGGGCGTCACGGAGGAGACCACCACGGGCGTCCTGCGCCTGTACCAGCTCTCCGCGGCCGGCGAGCTCGCGTTCCCCGCGATCAACGTCAACGACTCGGTCACCAAGAGCAAGTTCGACAACAAGTACGGCACCCGGCACTCGCTGCTCGACGGCATCAACCGCGGCACCGACGTCCTCATCGGCGGCAAGGCCGCGCTCGTGTGCGGTTACGGCGACGTCGGCAAGGGCTGCGCCGAGGCCCTGCGCGGCCAGGGCGCACGCGTCTCGGTCACCGAGGTCGACCCGATCAACGCCCTGCAGGCCATGATGGACGGCTACGACGTCGTGACGGTCGAGGACTTCATCGGCCAGGCCGACATCGTCATCACCGCCACGGGCAACAAGGACATCATCACCTTCGAGCACATGAAGGCGATGAAGCACCAGGCCATCCTCGGCAACATCGGCCACTTCGACAACGAGATCGACATGGCCGGCCTCGAGCGGGCCGCCGACGTCACGCGGATCAACATCAAGCCGCAGGTCGACGAGTTCACCTTCGGCGACGGCCATTCGATCATCGTCCTGTCGGAGGGCCGCCTGCTCAACCTGGGCAACGCCACGGGCCACCCCTCCTTCGTGATGAGCAACTCGTTCGCCAACCAGGTGATCGCCCAGATCGAGCTGTGGACCAAGCCCGACCAGTACGACAACGAGGTCTACCGCCTGCCCAAGCACCTCGACGAGAAGGTCGCGAAAATCCACGTCGAGGCACTCGGCGGACAGATCACGAAGCTGACCAAGGAGCAGGCCGAGTACATCGGCGTCGACGTCGAGGGCCCGTACAAGCCCGAGCACTACCGCTACTGA
- a CDS encoding dTMP kinase gives MGDLIVVEGLDGAGKRTLSAGLVETWREAGRKVATLAFPRYGQSIHADLGAEALRGQHGDTASSVEAMALLWALDRRDAADELRKLLADNDIVLLDRYVASNAAYTAARRNQDATGPAVEWIRRLEFERFGLPVPDLQVLLRVPVALAAERARNRAATEVDRDRDAYERDAGLQERTGAVYDGLAQQQWMSPWEVAGPQTSPRQLAVDISNLLHDARGVTR, from the coding sequence ATGGGTGATCTGATCGTCGTCGAGGGTCTCGATGGGGCCGGCAAGCGGACCTTGTCCGCCGGTCTCGTCGAGACCTGGCGCGAGGCCGGACGGAAGGTCGCGACGCTGGCCTTCCCGCGGTACGGGCAGTCGATCCACGCCGATCTGGGCGCGGAGGCGTTGCGCGGGCAGCACGGCGACACCGCCTCGAGCGTCGAGGCGATGGCGTTGCTGTGGGCGCTCGACCGTCGCGATGCTGCCGACGAGCTGCGGAAGCTGCTCGCCGACAACGATATCGTGCTGCTCGACCGGTACGTCGCGTCCAACGCCGCGTACACCGCGGCGCGCCGGAACCAGGATGCGACCGGCCCGGCGGTGGAGTGGATCCGCCGTCTCGAGTTCGAACGGTTCGGGCTTCCGGTGCCCGATCTGCAGGTGCTGCTCCGCGTTCCGGTCGCCCTCGCCGCCGAGCGTGCCCGTAACCGCGCCGCGACCGAGGTCGACCGCGATCGCGACGCCTACGAGCGCGATGCCGGTCTGCAGGAGCGCACCGGCGCGGTCTACGACGGGCTCGCGCAGCAGCAGTGGATGTCTCCGTGGGAGGTCGCAGGCCCGCAGACCTCCCCGCGACAACTCGCCGTTGACATCTCAAATCTGCTTCACGACGCTCGAGGGGTGACACGATAG
- the mtrA gene encoding MtrAB system response regulator MtrA has product MKPRILVVDDDTALAEMLTIVLRGEGFEPFVVGDGTQALGAVREIRPDLVLLDLMLPGMNGIDVCRVLRADSGVPIVMLTAKSDTVDVVLGLESGADDYIVKPFKPKELVARVRARLRRTEQEPAEVLNIGDITIDVPAHKVTRGDEAISLTPLEFDLLVALARKPRQVFTREVLLEQVWGYRHAADTRLVNVHVQRLRAKVEKDPENPEAVLTVRGVGYKAGPP; this is encoded by the coding sequence ATGAAGCCGAGGATTCTGGTAGTCGACGACGACACCGCGCTGGCCGAGATGCTCACGATCGTGCTGCGCGGCGAGGGATTCGAACCGTTCGTGGTGGGGGACGGCACTCAGGCGCTGGGTGCCGTGCGCGAGATCCGGCCCGACCTCGTCCTGCTCGATCTCATGCTCCCCGGCATGAACGGCATCGACGTGTGCCGTGTGCTCCGCGCGGATTCCGGTGTGCCGATCGTGATGCTCACCGCCAAGTCCGACACCGTCGACGTCGTGCTCGGCCTCGAATCGGGCGCCGACGACTACATCGTCAAGCCGTTCAAGCCGAAGGAGCTCGTCGCACGCGTGCGGGCCCGGCTGCGTCGCACCGAGCAGGAACCGGCGGAGGTCCTGAACATCGGGGACATCACCATCGACGTCCCCGCCCACAAGGTCACCCGCGGCGACGAGGCGATCTCGCTCACGCCCCTCGAGTTCGACCTGCTCGTGGCGCTCGCACGCAAGCCGCGCCAGGTGTTCACCCGTGAGGTCCTGCTCGAGCAGGTCTGGGGCTACCGGCACGCCGCCGACACCCGGCTCGTGAACGTCCACGTCCAGCGTCTGCGCGCGAAGGTCGAGAAGGATCCTGAGAATCCCGAGGCGGTGCTCACGGTGCGGGGGGTCGGCTACAAGGCCGGACCGCCGTGA